The proteins below come from a single Caulobacter segnis ATCC 21756 genomic window:
- the nuoL gene encoding NADH-quinone oxidoreductase subunit L produces the protein MQTLVTILVFAPIIAAAIAGLFGRRIGDVASQSVTTGALILSCALSWYTFSQWTWGHMEAFTVNLLPFIHIGDFQANWSIRIDALSATMLIVVTTVSALVHIYSWGYMAEDDSRPRFFAYLSLFTFAMLSLVTAADFMQLFFGWEGVGLASYLLIGFWFKKPSASAAAIKAFVVNRVGDFGFALGIMTTYWAFGTIQFAELFPMIQANAGKTWEFAGHVWPLMDIACFLLFIGAMGKSAQFFLHTWLPDAMEGPTPVSALIHAATMVTAGVYMLCLLSPMFEYAPVAKNIVTVIGAVTALFAATVGLTQNDIKRVIAYSTCSQLGYMFFAAGVGAYQAAMFHLFTHAFFKALLFLGAGSVIHGMHHEQDMRRYGALAKLLPVTFIAMTIGTIAITGLGFPPLHLGFAGFYSKDTIIEAAFAAGGHNSIAMFAWVIGVLVAGLTSFYSWRLAFFTFNGKARWGHDDHHAHDAHGHDAHGHDDHAHAHDDHGHGHDHKPHESPWVMLFPLVVLSIGAVAAGFVFNGYFVGHHQEEFWRGAIFTAPSNQVLHHAHEVADWVKWSPLIASLVGLLIAVYVYLIKGDERLGLKLAERKGPLYVFFYNKWFFDELYQATFVRAAKFLGDLFWKGGDQKIIDGLGPDGVSAVSYEVGKRTGKLQTGYVYHYAFVMLLGVAGLLTFALYAFR, from the coding sequence ATGCAGACGCTTGTCACCATTCTCGTTTTCGCGCCGATCATCGCCGCGGCCATCGCCGGCCTGTTCGGCCGCCGCATCGGCGATGTGGCTTCGCAGTCGGTCACCACCGGCGCGCTGATCCTGTCCTGCGCGCTGTCCTGGTACACGTTCAGCCAGTGGACCTGGGGGCACATGGAGGCCTTCACGGTCAACCTGCTGCCGTTCATCCACATCGGCGACTTCCAGGCCAACTGGTCGATCCGCATCGACGCCCTGTCGGCGACCATGCTGATCGTGGTCACGACGGTCTCGGCCCTCGTGCACATCTATTCCTGGGGCTACATGGCCGAGGACGACAGCCGGCCGCGCTTCTTCGCGTACCTGTCGCTGTTCACCTTCGCCATGCTGTCGCTGGTCACCGCCGCCGACTTTATGCAGCTGTTCTTCGGCTGGGAGGGCGTGGGCCTGGCCTCGTATCTGCTGATCGGCTTCTGGTTCAAGAAGCCCTCGGCCAGCGCCGCCGCCATCAAGGCCTTCGTGGTCAACCGCGTCGGCGACTTCGGCTTCGCCCTGGGCATCATGACGACCTACTGGGCGTTCGGCACGATCCAGTTCGCCGAGCTGTTCCCGATGATCCAGGCCAACGCCGGCAAGACCTGGGAATTCGCCGGTCACGTCTGGCCGCTGATGGATATCGCCTGCTTCCTGCTGTTCATCGGCGCGATGGGCAAGTCGGCGCAGTTCTTCCTGCACACCTGGCTGCCGGACGCCATGGAAGGCCCCACCCCGGTGTCGGCCCTGATCCACGCGGCCACCATGGTGACCGCCGGCGTCTACATGCTGTGCCTGCTGTCGCCGATGTTCGAATACGCGCCCGTCGCCAAGAACATCGTCACGGTCATCGGCGCGGTGACGGCCCTGTTCGCCGCCACGGTCGGCCTGACCCAGAACGACATCAAGCGCGTGATCGCCTACTCGACCTGTTCGCAGCTGGGCTACATGTTCTTCGCGGCCGGCGTCGGCGCCTATCAGGCGGCCATGTTCCACCTGTTCACCCACGCCTTCTTCAAGGCGTTGCTGTTCCTGGGCGCCGGTTCGGTGATCCACGGCATGCACCACGAGCAGGACATGCGTCGCTACGGCGCGCTGGCCAAGCTGCTGCCGGTGACCTTCATCGCCATGACGATCGGCACGATCGCCATCACGGGCCTCGGCTTCCCGCCGCTGCATCTGGGCTTCGCCGGCTTCTACTCGAAGGACACCATCATCGAGGCGGCGTTCGCCGCGGGTGGTCACAATTCGATCGCCATGTTCGCCTGGGTCATCGGCGTCCTGGTGGCGGGCCTAACCTCGTTCTACTCGTGGCGCCTGGCCTTCTTCACCTTCAACGGCAAGGCGCGCTGGGGTCATGACGACCACCACGCTCACGACGCGCACGGCCACGACGCTCATGGTCATGACGACCATGCGCACGCCCACGACGATCACGGCCACGGTCACGACCACAAGCCGCACGAGAGTCCGTGGGTGATGCTGTTCCCGCTGGTCGTGCTGTCGATCGGCGCCGTCGCGGCCGGCTTCGTGTTCAACGGTTACTTCGTCGGCCACCACCAGGAAGAGTTCTGGCGCGGCGCGATCTTCACCGCCCCGAGCAACCAAGTGCTGCACCACGCGCACGAAGTCGCCGATTGGGTGAAGTGGAGCCCGCTGATCGCTTCGCTGGTCGGCCTGCTGATCGCGGTCTACGTCTACCTGATCAAGGGCGACGAGCGCCTGGGCCTGAAACTGGCCGAGCGCAAGGGCCCGCTGTACGTCTTCTTCTACAACAAGTGGTTCTTCGACGAGCTGTACCAAGCCACCTTCGTGCGCGCGGCCAAGTTCCTCGGCGACCTGTTCTGGAAGGGCGGCGACCAGAAGATCATCGACGGCCTCGGCCCGGATGGCGTCAGCGCGGTCTCGTATGAGGTCGGCAAGCGCACCGGCAAGCTGCAGACCGGTTACGTCTACCACTACGCGTTTGTCATGCTGCTCGGCGTCGCCGGCCTGCTGACCTTCGCCCTGTACGCCTTCCGTTGA
- the nuoK gene encoding NADH-quinone oxidoreductase subunit NuoK, producing the protein MIGLPHYLVVAAILFTIGVFGIFVNRKNIIVILMSIELILLAVNINLVAFSAYLHDVAGQIFAMFVLTVAAAEAAVGLAILVTFFRNRGDIAVDDASMMKG; encoded by the coding sequence ATGATCGGCCTTCCGCACTATCTCGTCGTCGCCGCGATCCTGTTCACGATCGGCGTCTTCGGCATCTTCGTGAACCGCAAGAACATCATCGTCATCCTGATGTCGATCGAGCTGATCCTGCTGGCGGTGAACATCAATCTCGTGGCGTTCTCTGCCTACCTGCACGACGTGGCGGGGCAGATCTTCGCCATGTTCGTGCTGACCGTGGCCGCCGCCGAGGCGGCCGTGGGTCTGGCGATCCTCGTCACCTTCTTCCGCAACCGCGGCGATATCGCGGTTGACGACGCCAGCATGATGAAGGGCTAA
- the nuoI gene encoding NADH-quinone oxidoreductase subunit NuoI codes for MFQRITQAVKGAALLDFAGAFGLAMKYMVAPKKTVIYPNERNPQSPRFRGEHALRRYPSGEERCIACKLCEAVCPAQAITIEAEPREDGSRRTTRYDIDMVKCIYCGLCQEACPVDAIVEGPNIEFATETREELYYDKERLLDNGDRWERLIAKNLELDAPYR; via the coding sequence GTGTTCCAGCGCATCACTCAGGCGGTCAAGGGCGCTGCCCTCTTGGACTTCGCGGGCGCGTTCGGCCTGGCCATGAAGTACATGGTCGCGCCGAAGAAGACCGTGATCTATCCGAACGAGCGCAACCCGCAGTCGCCTCGCTTCCGCGGCGAGCACGCCCTGCGTCGCTATCCGTCGGGCGAAGAGCGCTGCATCGCCTGCAAGCTGTGTGAAGCGGTTTGCCCGGCACAGGCCATCACGATCGAAGCCGAGCCGCGCGAGGACGGCAGCCGCCGGACGACCCGCTACGACATCGACATGGTCAAGTGCATCTACTGCGGCCTGTGCCAGGAGGCCTGCCCGGTCGACGCCATCGTGGAAGGCCCGAACATCGAGTTCGCGACCGAGACCCGCGAAGAGCTCTACTACGACAAGGAACGTCTTCTCGATAACGGCGACCGCTGGGAGCGCCTGATCGCGAAGAATCTGGAGTTGGACGCGCCCTACCGCTAA
- a CDS encoding NADH-quinone oxidoreductase subunit J: MALQAIAFYLLAFVTIAAGLLVVSARNPVHSVLFLITAFFSAAGLFVLLGAEFLAMLLIVVYVGAVAVLFLFVVMMLDVDFAELRQGFAQYLPIGGLVGGILTLEMIFVAATVATNGAAAKNGLPNASPGGVPNTEAIGRVLYTDYIFFFQLAGLVLLVAMIGAIVLTLRHKPGVKRQDIGKQVARTPKTGMTLVQIKPGEGISE, encoded by the coding sequence ATGGCCTTGCAGGCGATCGCTTTCTATCTGCTGGCTTTCGTGACCATCGCGGCGGGTCTTCTCGTCGTGTCGGCCCGGAACCCGGTGCACTCGGTGCTCTTCCTGATCACCGCCTTCTTTTCGGCCGCCGGCCTCTTCGTCCTGTTGGGCGCGGAGTTCTTGGCGATGCTGCTGATCGTCGTCTATGTGGGCGCGGTCGCGGTGCTGTTCCTGTTCGTCGTCATGATGCTGGACGTGGACTTCGCCGAGCTTCGTCAGGGCTTTGCTCAGTACCTGCCGATCGGCGGCCTGGTCGGTGGGATCCTGACGCTGGAGATGATCTTCGTCGCCGCGACGGTGGCCACGAACGGCGCGGCCGCCAAGAACGGTCTGCCGAACGCCTCGCCCGGCGGTGTTCCGAACACCGAAGCGATCGGTCGCGTGCTCTACACCGACTACATCTTCTTCTTCCAACTGGCGGGCCTGGTGCTGCTGGTCGCCATGATCGGCGCCATCGTCCTGACCCTGCGCCACAAGCCGGGCGTCAAGCGCCAGGACATCGGCAAGCAGGTCGCCCGCACGCCCAAGACCGGCATGACGCTGGTTCAGATCAAGCCGGGTGAGGGGATCTCCGAATGA
- the nuoH gene encoding NADH-quinone oxidoreductase subunit NuoH — translation MDSTNPLLWFGLTTGGILLVVIWVLLSLAFLLLADRKIWAGVQMRKGPNVVGPFGLLQSFADFFKFVLKEIVIPAGADKVVFILAPLISLILGFVGWAVVPFAPGWVVSNLNVGILYLLAMSSLGVYGIIMGGWASNSKYPFLGALRSAAQMVSYEVSIGLIIITVILLAGSMNLSTIVEKQSGWFWNWNVFGGAGLQNIILLPVMVVAMGMFYISGLAETNRPPFDLPEAESELVAGYQVEYSSTPYLLFMVAEYSNIVLMCAMISVLFFGGWNPGFPIGFTAGWPPPFLVNLLLALVFYAKIVFWFFMFAMAKAIVPRYRYDQLMRLGWKVFLPTSLVLVAAVAAWRVFGPGA, via the coding sequence GTGGACTCGACCAATCCGCTTCTCTGGTTTGGCCTGACGACCGGCGGCATCCTGCTGGTCGTGATCTGGGTTCTTCTGAGCCTGGCCTTCCTGCTGCTGGCCGACCGCAAGATCTGGGCCGGCGTCCAGATGCGCAAAGGCCCCAACGTCGTTGGTCCTTTCGGCCTGCTGCAGTCCTTCGCCGACTTCTTCAAGTTTGTGCTGAAGGAGATCGTGATCCCGGCCGGCGCCGACAAGGTGGTCTTCATCCTGGCCCCGTTGATCAGCCTGATCCTGGGCTTCGTCGGTTGGGCCGTGGTGCCGTTCGCGCCGGGCTGGGTCGTCTCGAACCTCAACGTCGGCATCCTCTACCTGCTGGCGATGAGCTCGCTGGGCGTCTATGGCATCATCATGGGGGGCTGGGCTTCGAACTCGAAGTACCCGTTCCTGGGCGCGCTGCGCTCGGCGGCGCAGATGGTGTCGTACGAAGTCTCGATCGGCCTGATCATCATCACGGTGATCCTGCTGGCCGGTTCGATGAACCTGTCGACCATCGTCGAGAAGCAGTCGGGCTGGTTCTGGAACTGGAACGTCTTTGGCGGCGCGGGCCTGCAGAACATCATCCTGCTGCCGGTCATGGTCGTGGCCATGGGCATGTTCTACATCTCGGGCCTCGCCGAGACGAACCGTCCGCCGTTCGACCTTCCCGAAGCTGAATCCGAACTCGTGGCCGGTTACCAGGTCGAGTACAGCTCGACCCCGTACCTGCTGTTCATGGTGGCCGAGTATTCGAACATCGTTCTGATGTGCGCCATGATCAGCGTGCTGTTCTTCGGCGGCTGGAACCCGGGCTTCCCGATCGGCTTCACCGCCGGCTGGCCGCCGCCGTTCCTGGTCAACCTGCTGCTGGCCTTGGTGTTCTACGCCAAGATCGTCTTCTGGTTCTTCATGTTCGCCATGGCGAAGGCCATCGTGCCCCGCTACCGCTACGATCAACTGATGCGTCTGGGCTGGAAGGTGTTCCTGCCGACGTCGCTGGTGCTGGTCGCCGCGGTCGCCGCCTGGCGCGTGTTCGGTCCGGGCGCCTGA
- a CDS encoding NADH-quinone oxidoreductase subunit M — MRGTELMSGLLSLTTFAPIVGVAVILAARALHGAGEKTDVLAKWIALVTTLVTFGLSIVLTVQFDPKNPGFQFVEDFAWFAGLHYRMGVDGISVLFVLLTAFLLPICIIASWKSVEKRVVEYLIAFLVLETLVIGVFAALDLVLFYLFFEFGLVPMFLIIGIWGGKRRVYAAYKFFLYTLLGSVLMLAAILAMISISGTSSIPALMTFKFAPWLQTWLWLAFFASFAVKMPMWPVHTWLPDAHVEAPTAGSVILAGILLKMGGYGFMRFSLPMFPHASEMFQPLVFAMSAIAIVYTSLVAFRQTDIKKLIAYSSVAHMGFVTMGIFSGNAAGEQGALFQMLSHGVISGALFLCVGVVYDRMHTREIAFYGGLTNRMPHYAFVFLLFTMGNVGLPGTSGFVGEILTMTGVYKASTWTAIVAATGVILSAMYALTLYRRVMYGEITNPELKTITDLDAREILLFVPLIIMTLVLGIYPNLVFNLTASSVDALVGAWRAALGG; from the coding sequence TTGAGGGGGACGGAGCTAATGAGCGGCCTTCTCAGCCTTACGACCTTCGCGCCCATCGTCGGCGTCGCGGTGATCCTCGCCGCGCGCGCCCTGCATGGCGCGGGGGAAAAGACCGACGTCCTGGCCAAGTGGATCGCGCTCGTGACCACCTTGGTCACGTTCGGCCTGTCGATCGTCCTGACCGTCCAGTTCGACCCGAAGAACCCGGGCTTCCAGTTCGTGGAAGACTTCGCCTGGTTCGCCGGCCTGCACTACCGGATGGGCGTCGACGGCATCTCGGTGCTGTTCGTCCTTCTGACCGCGTTCCTGCTGCCGATCTGCATCATCGCCAGTTGGAAGTCGGTCGAGAAGCGCGTCGTCGAGTACCTGATCGCCTTCCTGGTCCTCGAGACCCTGGTGATCGGTGTGTTCGCCGCGCTGGACCTAGTGCTGTTCTACCTGTTCTTCGAGTTCGGCCTGGTCCCGATGTTCTTGATCATCGGCATCTGGGGCGGCAAGCGTCGGGTGTACGCGGCCTACAAGTTCTTCCTCTACACGCTGCTCGGCTCGGTGCTGATGCTGGCCGCCATTCTGGCGATGATCAGCATCTCGGGCACCTCGTCGATCCCGGCGCTGATGACCTTCAAGTTCGCGCCGTGGCTGCAGACCTGGCTCTGGCTGGCCTTCTTCGCCTCGTTCGCGGTGAAAATGCCGATGTGGCCGGTGCACACCTGGCTGCCCGACGCGCACGTCGAGGCGCCGACGGCCGGTTCGGTCATCCTGGCGGGCATCCTGCTGAAGATGGGCGGCTATGGCTTCATGCGCTTCAGCCTGCCGATGTTCCCGCACGCCTCCGAGATGTTCCAGCCGCTGGTGTTCGCGATGTCGGCGATCGCTATCGTCTACACCTCGCTGGTCGCGTTCCGTCAGACCGACATCAAGAAGCTGATCGCCTATTCGTCGGTCGCCCACATGGGCTTCGTGACCATGGGCATCTTCTCGGGCAACGCCGCCGGCGAGCAGGGCGCGTTGTTCCAGATGCTGAGCCACGGGGTGATCTCCGGCGCGCTCTTCCTCTGCGTCGGCGTGGTCTACGACCGCATGCACACCCGCGAGATCGCCTTCTACGGCGGCCTGACCAACCGCATGCCGCACTACGCCTTCGTGTTCCTGCTGTTCACGATGGGCAACGTCGGTCTGCCGGGCACGTCGGGCTTCGTCGGTGAAATCCTGACCATGACCGGCGTCTACAAGGCGTCGACTTGGACGGCGATCGTTGCGGCCACCGGCGTGATCCTGTCGGCCATGTACGCCCTGACGCTTTATCGTCGAGTGATGTACGGCGAGATCACCAATCCCGAGCTGAAGACCATCACGGACCTGGACGCTCGCGAGATCCTGCTGTTCGTCCCGCTCATCATCATGACCCTGGTGCTGGGCATCTATCCCAATCTTGTGTTCAACCTGACCGCGTCTTCCGTCGACGCGTTGGTCGGCGCCTGGCGCGCCGCCCTGGGCGGGTGA